Proteins encoded together in one Sandaracinaceae bacterium window:
- a CDS encoding sigma-70 family RNA polymerase sigma factor, which yields MAKREKKVSWKNDDAREALEKYEGLVRAMARRLRPLASAGRALDEEDLHAEGRVAVLEALSSYQGYGIQEQTWVRTRIRQRMIDAIRRLDPRSRDEMRLVVKHAAGKTTGDEERKGRAIAARRLVSMDAAATYEEPLSARLIDDHTMLADEQAHANHQREQLLQALGILPKRQRQALELGLFQGLPLKEIGRRMGISESRVCQLQKRAVEHLNSRLAEAA from the coding sequence ATGGCCAAGCGAGAGAAGAAGGTTTCCTGGAAGAACGACGACGCCCGCGAGGCGCTCGAGAAGTACGAAGGGCTCGTCCGCGCCATGGCGCGTCGACTCCGCCCGCTGGCCTCGGCCGGCCGGGCGCTCGACGAGGAGGACCTCCACGCGGAGGGCCGCGTCGCGGTGCTCGAGGCGCTCTCCAGCTACCAGGGCTACGGCATCCAGGAGCAGACGTGGGTCCGGACCCGCATCCGCCAGCGCATGATCGACGCGATCCGCCGCCTCGACCCCCGCAGCCGGGACGAGATGCGGCTCGTGGTCAAGCACGCGGCCGGCAAGACGACCGGCGACGAGGAGCGGAAGGGCCGGGCGATCGCCGCGCGGCGCCTGGTGTCGATGGACGCCGCCGCCACCTACGAGGAGCCGCTGTCCGCTCGCCTGATCGACGACCACACGATGCTGGCCGACGAGCAGGCGCACGCCAACCACCAGCGCGAGCAGCTGCTCCAGGCTCTCGGCATCCTGCCGAAGCGCCAGCGCCAGGCGCTCGAGCTGGGCCTGTTCCAGGGTCTCCCGCTCAAGGAGATCGGCCGCCGCATGGGCATCAGCGAGTCGCGCGTCTGCCAGCTGCAGAAGCGCGCCGTGGAGCACCTCAACAGCCGCCTCGCCGAGGCCGCCTGA